TGTTCTTTAAGCAATGGCGGGACAGCTCGGACAGAGAAACAATACAGGGCATACTCGGCGTCTTCCTTTCTATATTTATACGGAACAatcccgctcccccccccccccccccgtgcgcaCGCCCTACGCTGGGAGCTACCACAATTTTTTGCTCGTATGCGGGAACCGCCACATGCCAAGATTCCCTGACGACCACGCATAAACGTGCTGCTAGGTGTCCTGTGCGGGCGGTCACATCGCCCGACTGTTGCGTGACATTGAACTGTCACTAAAGTTTGTTTCATCCAGATAATGACTTTGAATGTTTACCAACAGAATTATTTTCGACAAACGTTGACGGAAGGACGTGCGAGAGGGCGGCATGACTCCTGCCTAAAAGTGACACCAGATTTTCGATCATAATCTGTGTTACGAGGGTTAACCTTTGTGCGACTCGCAAGAAAGTAGGAGAAATTGCACCGCAATTGATCGAGCGCGCGGTACGCTCTATGAGTTCATATTGTGGCAGCCGCCAACGATTCAACCAAAAAAGACGTATTTACAATTGAACTTTTTTTTAAAACAGGCGAGCGGCCTGACAGTCCGGCAACACTGGCGCACTCGCGAGCCGTGACGTAGCAAGCAGATTTGTGTGAGAGTGTCTGCGTTCCGGCAAAAGATATTGTTCCGCGGACAACCGTGGGTGAAATGGAGATATCTTACCTTCCTTCAGCTTGGCACTAAAATTGAATGACTTGCAGCGGCTGAAACTATGGTAGAAGATGACGGCTCAGTTCCATTTTTCCTATtcttaaatagaaaaaaaaaactgagccccACAGCTGTCTGCACCTCGGCAGTAGTTCACAAGagaatgaataaggaaagattAAGAGAAACGAAGAGAGAAGATGGAGAGAAATACATAACACGCACACTGTATTCGAATGTGTTGCCGACATCTTGCTCGCTAGGAGTCCGTCAGTGCGAGCCATGGTATCGCACCTCCCAAATGACATCTGTGCCCTGTGCACCCGCCTATCTTTGGTGACGGGGCGATGCCCCTTAGGCTACCTCGACACCAGTGCCATTCCTCGAACAACGGCGAGGGCACCAACTAACTGGATGAAAGGGTGCCGTGAGGTGAAAGAGATATGACAGGCGCTGAGAGCACCCCAACATGGTCCACAAGTGCCAGCGTCGCCCTCGTACACATGGCATGGATGCGTCTACAGTACGCTGACGCTTCTCGCACAGAAGACACGTGGGAGTCCCTTCTGCAATCTCACGCTTATTGGAGGCCACGGTGTCCCAAGGGATCTTgctgacctcctctaagcagcgtaactGACCTCTCAGCGggtcccctcttttgggagtaataaagttttgatcatcatcatcatcatttgcgAGAAGTTGACTTGTAGTATTGGATGCAACCAACCTCGTAGAAACAAGATGTTTAATTTATTCCTCCATGCATAAAATATAAACTGGTTTTGAGTGAGCATTTGGCTTTGAACGTACTCCTCACTGTTATTGTAGTGGGCCAGCTTTCTCGCTTCTTACCTGGTAAGCCAGACTTTAAACGATGACAACGAGACAACACGTGTCCTTTGTTATGAATACAGCTAACCACACTTGTAAAATGGCATACTGTTCAGTACACTTCTTCCAATTATTTACAGCCTACTGACTCACAACGGCACTACGTTTCATCACCAGATGAGTCTTCAAAGTATGCATCAGACACCAAGGAGATTGTTTTCTCTGAAGATGGTGACTTGGAAAGCTGGGGTGACTTCTCTTCTTTCTCTGGCTCACATTTCCTGACGAGGTCCTTCTGCAGCGGCGTTGACAGACCAGATGCCAGCTCCAACTTCTCCAACTTTGTGACATTAAGGCTTTGCATTGTAAGAGTCTGTTTTGTGGAGCTTGATGTTGGTGCTTGGGGTGCAAAGAGCGGTCGAATggatatttcttttcttttcctttcccgCCTTTCGTCAGATGCTGCAGGTGGTGTGAAAAAGAGTCACTTTTTAATTTCTTAGTATGTTCTTGCGGAGTACTGGAAATGCATGCAAACTATGAAACTGCAGGAAAATACTGATAAACTAAAACACTGTTAGGATGTGCTgcttcacaataaagcagttatGTCACAAAGGTGAGACAATCACCGTTAAAGCAACAAATTCAATAGAAACAAATAGCAACAAGTACCAGTTGAGTCCCTCAATAATGAAATCCTCAAGAACGAAATTCTTGTGGCAACAAGGAAACCTGGTGTCCCCAGTGAATGTCCACAGAGTTTTATGCATCTGCACCTTCTTGACAATGAAGAGATTTTAAAAAGTACTCCCACAATATTAAAAGTTCAAGGCAGAAATCTGCAACATTTATTTTCTACCCATAAACTAGTTGAGAATCCAGAAGTTCCAAAATTGCAGGACCACTAATAGTCGGTGCGACCACTGCTGATAACATTTGGTCAGATGATAATAAGAACAAGACTTTTTTTGCTGAAAACATCTTTTGCTAACACCTCCATTCGCAAATGTGCCAGTACATGATGTTTTAAGTGACGACACCCACAAAAATAACATCACGCCGACAGGCATTCTGTGGCCTCCCTAACTGCTTGCTGCTGTGCATCTCTCCATGTGCACTCAGCTATTTGCATTTTTGGCTACAGCGCGAAATTGACAAAAATAGACAGGACAAAGATGAGCGCTGGCTCACAAGTAAAAGTTTTAATTGGAAAacataaaaacatgaaaaaaatgaagaaaaaagcgtATTAACATTGCACGGAAGTGTTAAAAAGAAATATGAGAAGTTACATAGTGTATCACTTGGCGACAAAAGTGCTGAGTACTATGCCAACTGTTTTGCTGTGAtacaccgtatttactcgcgtaatgaatgcACTCGCATAAGTGCACCCCTCACTTTAGTCGTAAAAATTCGCATTTTTTTGCTCCCTCGTAAACCCATCCCCCAACGTTCATCCACTGCAAGCCTGCTAACCGACCCCTGGCACTTCTTTGCCCGTTGGATCACttctgttttttattattatgacgACACCCTCAGCCACCTCTGCTCATCCCCTCTCctccttcgctcgctgccgcgcgccgtgttgttttttctttctatttatgcATGGTAAGTCcgcagttttttttaattatctatGCACCACAGCGGGGTTCACGAACGGTGTGAGTGTACAGGCATCGCAGCTGACgcgcacacagcgagcgaaggtgaCGAAACTGCTCGCGCCAACctacggtcgcttcctgcaaatatGAAACTTTTAAGGCCAAATCACAAGCACACAGTTTTCAATCGACAATGACAGGATTTGCTGTGGCAATGGCTGTCGTGAAGGGCCATTTGTCGCCATCGTGAGGCTTTTGGAAAACCAGAAAGAAGTTGCCTGTCGGCCAGAAAAGTTCCCACTATTTCCGAAACGCGGTAGCACCCCCGATTCTTGCTTCGGTTGCACATTTTTCTTAGTGCTTGTTATCCACGTGTACTTCAAGGAACACAGGATATAGGCTAGTTTTTCGACAGTAACTTctcatgcgacagcgaggcggcGGCCTTATTTTGTTGTAAATCTCGTTATTGACGATTTGTTTTGACGCTTCGGTGCTAGCTTGgtgcaatgttggttacttgctacaatgtccACGGTGTCGTCGTGGTTGTCATGGGAGGTTGCTGCAAAGTTGCCAAAGTGCGTTGTAGCGCACGCTTCTGGGTGCCCCTGGAGATCACAGCAGATAAACTGATGCGGTTAAACGTTTGTGAGAAAAGACAAAGTTTGCGAAATGCtgcggggacagcttgcagaagatggTGCCTTCAGccaccgaagatgagtgaagtgcaacaaagaagctgtttccaaacagtgtagtACGTGTATGCCCATAGCAAAAGGCTAAACGACCTAACTCTTCTTGCATTATCGTATTTTTCGCACAtcccgaaaaagttttcataaaatgtGCCCCCCATATAAACGCACCCACAACTTTGGTCtcatttctcaaaaaaaaaaaaaaaagtgccatcattacgcaagtaaatacggtgTATCGATGCCTCACTGATGCATGCTTCATCCATTCATTTAACGTTGAAAGCCTCTTTCACTTACCTAGTTATCTGGGATCTGTGTTTTGAGAAAACCCTTGCATCGCAGAGAGCTCGCATGTCTTCTCGACACATGCGCCATCAGGTGATACGCTATGTAACTTTTTATATTTCTTTTGAACACTTCTGCACAATGTTGATATGCTTCTTATCTCATAATTATTTTTCAGGGTCACGTGTTCTTCAAATAAATCTTTCAGTTACGAGTCAGCGCTCATTTCTGTCCCTTCTGTCTTCAGTCTTCGTCGATTTCGCACTGTAACCAAAAATGCATCCGTAaaaactagcccaactttcaatacTATTGCTCAGCGATACGCTAACGTGCCATATTTTATGGCCTTTCAAGAATATGTAGCGTACTATTGAAAAACCTAAGTTATTGATGCTTCAGAAGAAGTCAAATGTCATCTCCGAAGCTGAAAAGTCAGGAAAAAGGCGGATATCGCAAAACAGTTTGGCATCCTGTGCAGGTCGATTTCAACAATTCTCAAATGAAAACCAAGATCAGCAGCTTGTTTGAATAAACTTCAGCAGTGCAAATTAATTAATATGCATCTGTTTGCATAGTATCTTGTGACAACAGAACTCTCACGAAAATGAACAAAGTCGGTTCCCCGGCGATTCTGCTATTGAGGTGCTTAACTCTACACAAcagaatgcaatagcaacaaatagtAAGCAAAGCCGTCAGCTAACTGTTTTGGCAACCAGCTTGGCGTAACTCAACAAGGTAGCGGTGTGAGGAAACTCAGTCAAGCATTCAAAAGTGATCATCCAATTATCAAAGGATCGGAGAAGTTCTCATACTCTGTGTGGGCATCAACGTAAGCAGCTTGGCGATACGGCTATCCTCCTGCGTCTCGGGGACGAGATTTATTTGAAGCGACGACTTCTTCAGGAGTGCTCTGTCCTTCTCGGCTTGAACGTGCAGGTCTTTCTTCTTAGTCTGTTGCACATGCAAAAGGAAACAAAAGGGACAAAAAGACATCAGTAAGGTGGCTGTACTGGCAATAGCTCTCGGCAATGAAGTATTCTCAGCAATTGAACAATAATCATCTGTACTTCCAACAGAAGGCTTAGCGCCAGCAAAACGCTGACTTGGAGCAGTGACTAGCATATGTGCATACCTCAGAGGTGCAATTGCCGAAACATGAATTTGGAAAAAATTTTACAGCAGCGAAATTGTACTAGTGGAGCACCATATATTAAATTTAAAGCAACTTGATGAAGCAAGCTTAATTGTAGAACAAAAACACAAGGATCAGCAAACCATTCAACATCAGTACAATTATGCTGTAGCTTCAAATAAGAAGCTCCAGAAAGATTCACCAATGAACAACTATTGCCTTTAGAATTAGTGTTTGAACTGCTTATTATAATAAATAGCTGCTCACTATTATTAATAATTTATCATCTATTTAGGCCCGATTGTGCCACGACACTACCTTATGTGCACCCATAAATAAGGCACTATAAATTAAAGATATTACTGAACTCATTTCCTTTGTCAAGTGGCCTTTCTTGGTCATACAAAGTGATATATGGTTGGTTTAACTTTTCTACGACCACAGAAAAATTGGCCTCATATTGTATGTTTTGGTAATTATTTTTTTAGGAATGTTATGATAGATACAATGTAATATTATATATCAATATAAAGTTACTGTACTTTTTTATAGTATTACTTAAACAAATTCATATTAAGGTATAACATGGCAGATTATTTATAAAGAACACAATTAACTGAACACTGCATAGAGCCCTATTAATGTTATGCTCCcaatactgaaagaaaaaaagagaaaataatatGAGTTATGCAAAATGTTCAACAGTTTTCTATATTAGAGAGAAGTTTGAATGATCTAGCTCTAAAAGCACATGAATTATCAATTTATTTTGTCAGCCCCGTGAAAAATGCATTAGTCCATCAGGTTGCACGGTTATACAGTAGAAGCTCGTTGATTAAAACTCAAGGGGCACTACAAAATTGTTTCAATTAAGTGGAGTTCAAATTAGCAGGCCGATGCTAGAATTAACAGACATTGCACCACGCTGCGTGGGGAGAACCCAGAGAGCTCAGCTCAGAACTTGTTCTTGCAAATTAGGCGATATACGCATTTGAGGCCGCTAATTTCATAACTCAGGTTCACGCTTTAACAGTCAATGAAATCTATTAATCAGTCAGTGATGCGCCGGAAACAAGCAATGACTTGCATTCAAGTGAGCATTGAGCCTTAATGCCAAAATATAAGAAGCTATTCGTGCTCCAAAACATGTTCATTGATGTGGCATAGCTAATGCGATCAAAATTAAAAGTCTTTCTTTCCGAGTTTATTTAGCACAATATTGATACTCTCCAAGGAGACACGGCTAAAGACAAACAGCGCCTGACTGGACCGTGTTAATTTTAAATACGGCAGTAACGACAGGCAGATGACATTTACAACCATAAAAGCATACATGAAAATCAATCATTATGCTTGTTTTACACAAATTAAAGTGATGAGTAATATGGCTGATCATTCTGGGCCAATCTCTTCGAAGAGGGACCAATGCCAGAGGGCTGCCAGTTCAAATTAACCGTTGTAGATAACCGACGCGCTTGAACTGTTGGAAGTTTTGCCCCTTAGAAATGCATAGGCATGTGCTGGGACCAAGGCATCAGTTCGAATTAACTGCAAGTTCAAATTAGCCGAGTTCAAATttacgagcttttactgtatttgtACCTTCTACAAATTGTTCAAACACAGCTATGCAATAAACATAACTAAGCAGAAGAATGAATTTGCTATTTAGCCATATGTATCTTGACAAATTATGCTAAACAGCAGCACAGAAAAAGATTCATATACCAAAATGTAGCATTGAAAATGGCAAGAAACCATCCTAAAGCATGGCTTCACTGCACACAATAAGACTATTCTAAACTTGTAAGCTGCAAAAAAGTCTTGGCATTTTGAAGTCTCATACCATCGAAGTAGGTGAAGCCTACGAATTGTAAATGTGATGATCAATTAATCGATTAACTCTCCACAACTAATCATTTATTACTAACTGATCACAGTTTTTGATTACTTGAAATGATCAAATAATGACATTTGATTAATCGATATCAGAAACTACTGCCCTCACCCCCAGCAAGAGACAAGAAGGCGAGCAATGCCGAAACACATAACTCGAGGTCACCTAGTCTTTTTCATTACAGCACATATTTGTACGCTAGTAAAACAAGCCCAAAGCCATCTGCAGCCCTATACCTGCTAGAGGAAGAAATTGACCCGCCCTGGTCTCAGTCACCTATGGTATCCACCTATGCTTCTGGGACGGGCAAGAGAATGCGCGGGCATTCACTTCATCGAATGAAAACAGCAAGACAATGTGTGAAAGTTCAACAGAGACGTTTGTTGTTTTCTGTACACTTCATACGTGGGAGCGCATCGTCCAGTTGCACAtttcgttcgtttgtttgttttcggCTCCCACACTATTTCATCGTATTTCATTGCACAAACTCAGCTCCGCTTGCTTTTGATAAACGAGCGACTTTCTTCGCCTGTTATGTTTATGGCATCGTTTTATGTACAGTAAACTCTCGTTAAGACAAACTCTGTTAAGACTAATTCTTGCTTAAAACTAACTACATGGGAGTGTTTGCTTGGTTTCTCATAAGCTCAGTGCAGAAAAATCTGCTTGAGACAAACTGCTTAACAGGCCTCTTCTGTTAAGACGAACTATCGCAGCGACCGACAATGGCGGGGATTCTGCACAATGAACAGTGTGTTAATGGGGCCTTCAGGTGAACAAGAGAAAGCAAATCAGAATAAAATTGTAACATGGAGGGAGAAAGCGAGATAACTGGAAAAGAAAGGTCAGTGCATGAAGCCGGTATCTCTCTCACCCCTAGCCTGTAGGTAAAGAAAGGGCCAACCTTATCAGCAAAGAAAGCAGCAAAAAGGATTCCTCCTTTCCTATTCTCCTCGCATTCTTCTATTCCTCAACTGGAGCAGCAGCGATTGTTATAACATGAGCTGAGAACAATGACAAAGGGACAGAAAGACGAGCGCTGGAGTAGTGGAGAATAGAATATTGATTgtcttgtggggtttaacgtcccaaaaccaccatatgatagtGGAGAATAGAAGAACAAAAGAGCTTGGCTATAGGGAAAAATGCAAGGGAAGCGTGGCGAAAAAAGCCAAATGAAAGGGAGAAGGGGAACGAAAATTGTCTGTGCATTATATTCACATGAAGCCGGAAACCACATATGTGGCACTCCCATGAGAGGAATACAGATGCATTGTCAGATGCATTGTTCATACAGATGCATGTTCCTGCTCCCttagggatcggccaagaatgcaAAGATGAAAATTTAAAATGTTATTTGAATAATGTCAGGTGATtttcaaaaataaagaaattaaatGGCAATAATGTGTATGTTTCTTATTTCTCGTCTTCCTCTTGTGTGCGGTGCCTCAACCATGACCCCATACCAACTCATTCAAGCTTCCGTTCTTATACAAGCATGGCTCCTCATGCAATGGGATACCTTTCTTTAAAGCACTCCTAAAAATGGCAATTAATCAACTAAATTATCACACCAAAAATGAATAATAGATCAAGGGCTAAATCGATCAATAATAATCGAATAAAAATCTTAATCGACCATCCCTAGTGGAACCATGTCTGAAAGCCTTAcgatgtaaaaaaataaaatttttttttaaacgttGGTCTGCCACTGATCAAATCTGGCATTACAAATGGAATTTGTCCAGTTGCCAAGTTCCTTGTACTCTTAGCACTTTTTGTACTTTTTCCCGCTCCGTGAATCGGTAGGACCTTTTCTGAGTGTACTTGTTTTGGGGACGTATAGTAGTGGAAGCTCGACGATGCCCATATAGATCAGCAGGCAAATGAAATTCAGCACCTCTGCAGCTGTGACCAATTGCCAAGAACCACCATACTTGGCACAAGACTGATTCTACAAGATCTGCATACTCATTTTTGTTAGCCGAAATGTTGTTTACTACTTCGGCTGTAAAAAAGACGGCCAAAACGCCGAGTTTCTTTGCGACACGTATCGCTTCACCGCGCAAAACTGATCTCAACAGCGTCCATTTAAAGGTAAAAGTTCCGAGTGCCATCACAAGGCATTAtaaataacaaagaaaacaatCCTAGATAAGACTTCGATGTCATTATATCACGTGCATCATGCAAAATTTTCACCAACTGTGGACACCCCCGATAAGCAAGGATGCAACGGGAAGCACATACGCACCCGAAACGACTTCCGCAGCAGCTGGTTGGCAGTGTAGTCGTCTCGCCAGCGATCTTGCAGCTGCTCTAGTTTGGCCAGCGCTGGTGTGACAACTTTGACCTTGGCCTTGTCCTCAACATCATGCTCGAGCTTGAACATAGCGTCGGTGGCCATTTTCTTGCCAATTTCTTTGTctgagcaaaaaacaaaaacaaatcaagGAGTTGGTGGGATGACGAAAATGAACTAAACTTTGCTAAAATAGGCTAACGTAACATGTTAGTCAGGTAACGGCGCATGTTAGCACAAACAGGTTTACATGAACAGATATGCTCAATTGAGTGGACATGGAGACGACCAACGCTGTACCTTGGATTCTGTATTTGAAAGCTGTGGGTTTGGTCTCCACTGGCAGCAAGTTGTTTTTTCATCTGATTTCTTTACATTTAATATCATTACTACTACACTACAGTTAAATGGATAGAAATAATGTCTGCCATTCCTCACTTGGTTTTGTTATTTGTTGGTTTCATTAACGGGACCaacaactgcccagaacatgaaatgagatgactcGACGAAATACGGTGGTTAAGCATAGTTAAAAAAACTCTTGCTAAAATAGAACAACGACTGCTTTCACGAATTGCGAGAAGGGCTGGCGGCATCACTATCAATTCTCAGCGTTCCTGGAGGAAGGGTACATCTATGCTTAGAGCCTTTCAGATCGAAAAATATTGCTTTTAAGATAACTACGTATTTTTTAGATTAATTACTGCAGCTATGAAAACTATGAAGTGTGAGCTTTCTGTAGTGCCATAAAAAAATTGTATCGAGAAGAATCAGTTCTCAGTCACATTAAGGAACCACCAAGTACTATACCAGAGACAGCTGTATGAAAAtagaccaaaaaaatgaaagagCAAAATATCATTAAAGTTATAGCTTAATGAATGTAGTAATTGAACATGTGCATGATTTAAAAACCATATATACTATAACAAAAAAAATCTCTATCTAGCATATCAACAATGGTATTTACAGGTTATGCAAAAGATTTCCCACGCTTAAATTAGAATTCAAAAGTGTGGAAACAGTGCAGAATCTGTGATGCATCAAATATCATATGATTACGGGTTAAATGACTATAGGATCGCAAAAAATCTGGCGCTCCACTCAAAAGCAGTCAGTGAACATGTCTTGCGCTGAGGCCTCACTCAGACTTGCCAAAAATTTCCTTAACCGAACTCACTTtgactcagactcgccaaaatttcTTTTAACCGAACTCACTTGAACTCAGACTCACTAAAATTGATCTCAAGCTAACgaggactcactcagactcatggcttGATCTGAGACGACACATGATCAAGTTTTCCGACTTATGTAGCCAGCTACTGTACGAGCGAAAATGAGATTGGGCAAAACAAGTCCTTGCTGCTGCAACATATTTCGTAAGATGTTTAGGGCAGAagaagaacaaaactttatttcaaGGGAAGGGGTAGAAAAAAAGGGAGACTCGGGAGCATGCTGGTTGGTGAACCAAATCGAAGGGCCCATTAGCTTTTGCCACAAGCCTAACAAGACTCAAAAGTGCTGGTTGCAGTGCTGGGTCTGCGTTGACGAGTAGTGCCTCCCACCCAGCAAGCTGTTTACAAGGTTGATGCTTAGAAATGGCTTTAAGTTCTTCTGCTTTTCAGTCACACGCCCATGATATGTGGTAGTATAAAGCAGGCAAACTGCAGCACCACAGGCAAGCAACATTGGGTACATTTATTTAGCCTCCATCAATTTAAAGGAACGTCGTTTGGGACCACGAAGCGGGTGTAGTTGTGGGAGGCTAGCACTCTGCACCGATCTCGAGCTAGAGAGTCTGCTGTCTCATTCCCTTCCTGACCAGCGTGAGCAGGGCGCCAGATAAGTGGCAGAAGCTTTCACCACGAGGAGGGATGCACAATATCGTTTCAAGTTACACTCGTGTGTCCCTCTTCCCACGCATGTTTATCGAAAGTTTAAGTGCTAAACACTCCAGGCAAGAAGAGAAGGAAGGAACCTCACCATCTGGGGCAACCTGCTCATTCTCACTTGGGTCCCACCGCCGTTCTTGACGCCTTGCTCCCGATATGATTTCGTAGTCCATGTTCTAAACAGGAAGACGGGATGTTAGCATTTAAAGAATAGAGCTAAAACGCAGGAAGCTTCAGGCGCTAGGCTGGAAGAGAAATGCAAGTTCTAGAACTGAAGGCCAAGTTTGAAGTGCTAAAGCTTGGCAATGCCTCCACACATGCGCAAACACATCTAAATAGCTTGTCAATGTGCTACTTTCAGAACTGATGCTTTTAGAGCTTATTTTCAGTAGGAGTGTAGCAAACCAGAATTTTAATATAATTTAGTCTAGAACAAGCTTTGCATTAGAACTGGAGGTTAACAATGTTTACAAAGCGATACATTCAGGATAAATCCATTTAATATGGCTTGACATAAACATGTTTACTGGGAAGTGATGGAATGCATGTATTTCTGTCCTTATATATGCCAAACAAAAATTTGATATAGTGCGATGCATGTTCTACAGCAATAACCAAAACATCCACATGAGCAAGATAAGTTTTAAGTATTATTGCGTAGCACTACCATGACCAACCTTTTTACATGGGAAATTCTTAGCACATTGCGCTCACATCAAAGTAAGCATTTAGTGCATGACAACCTGTGTACTGCAGATGTATTTCGTAAAATGCTAACTGAGAGTTTTCTCAAAGCATATATGTTTTATGTGTGTACTATTATTGTTTTCCTTCACAGCAGTAAAATGAATATAAACTATGAAATGATGTGCCCACACATAGAAAAATGGTAAAACAAGCCTCTGCACGTGACTTCTTGTCGCAGAAAAAAACAATGCAAAGTGCGCTTTTCACAAGCAGGATGCACTTTTCACAGTAACAGCA
This genomic interval from Rhipicephalus microplus isolate Deutch F79 chromosome 10, USDA_Rmic, whole genome shotgun sequence contains the following:
- the LOC119180724 gene encoding coiled-coil domain-containing protein 130 homolog isoform X1 translates to MAERKAVNKYYPPEWTPGHGSINKFRNSHPLRDRARKLHLGILVIRFEMPYNIWCEGCGNHIGTGVRYNAEKSKVGMYYTTPVYKFRMKCHLCDNHFEIKTDPQNMDYEIISGARRQERRWDPSENEQVAPDDKEIGKKMATDAMFKLEHDVEDKAKVKVVTPALAKLEQLQDRWRDDYTANQLLRKSFRTKKKDLHVQAEKDRALLKKSSLQINLVPETQEDSRIAKLLTLMPTQTSDERRERKRKEISIRPLFAPQAPTSSSTKQTLTMQSLNVTKLEKLELASGLSTPLQKDLVRKCEPEKEEKSPQLSKSPSSEKTISLVSDAYFEDSSGDET
- the LOC119180724 gene encoding coiled-coil domain-containing protein 130 homolog isoform X2, whose protein sequence is MAERKAVNKYYPPEWTPGHGSINKFRNSHPLRDRARKLHLGILVIRFEMPYNIWCEGCGNHIGTGVRYNAEKSKVGMYYTTPVYKFRMKCHLCDNHFEIKTDPQNMDYEIISGARRQERRWDPSENEQVAPDDKEIGKKMATDAMFKLEHDVEDKAKVKVVTPALAKLEQLQDRWRDDYTANQLLRKSFRTKKKDLHVQAEKDRALLKKSSLQINLVPETQEDSRIAKLLTLMPTQRRQE